A region from the Jaculus jaculus isolate mJacJac1 chromosome 18, mJacJac1.mat.Y.cur, whole genome shotgun sequence genome encodes:
- the LOC101609572 gene encoding mannose-binding protein A-like: MFLFLLLPVLLGVVRLSSPEPNTCEDALKTCSVVACGTPGRDGRDGPKGEKGDPGQGLRGLQGPPGKLGPPGSTGAPGLPGPKGQKGDRGESSVAESKLANLESEIRTLKSELEHIKKLQSFSLGKKSGKKFYVTNHEKMPFSKAKALCGQLRGTVATPKNAEENKAIQAMINDSAFLGITDEVTEGQFMYVTGGRLTYSNWKQNEPNNFGSGEDCVIILKDGLWNDYSCTSSLLVVCEFPA; this comes from the exons ATGTTCCTGTTTCTGCTGCTGCCTGTCCTCCTGGGTGTGGTGAGACTGTCCTCACCAGAGCCAAACACCTGTGAGGATGCCCTGAAGACCTGCTCTGTGGTCGCCTGCGGCACCCCAGGAAGAGATGGGCGAGATGGACccaagggagagaagggagacccAG GTCAAGGGCTCAGGGGCTTGCAGGGCCCTCCAGGGAAATTGGGACCTCCAGGAAGTACAGGGGCTCCTGGGCTTCCAGGACCCAAAGGCCAGAAAGGAGATCGTGGCGAAAGTTCAG TTGCTGAGTCCAAACTGGCGAACTTGGAGTCAGAGATACGGACCCTAAAATCAGAACTGGAACACATCAAGAAGC TGCAATCCTTCTCTTTGGGTAAAAAGTCTGGGAAGAAGTTCTATGTGACCAACCATGAGAAGATGCCTTTTTCCAAAGCGAAGGCCTTGTGTGGGCAGCTCCGAGGCACTGTGGCCACTCCCAAAAATGCTGAAGAGAACAAGGCCATCCAAGCTATGATCAACGACTCTGCCTTCCTGGGCATCACGGATGAGGTGACAGAAGGCCAGTTCATGTACGTGACAGGCGGGAGACTGACTTACAGCAATTGGAAGCAAAATGAGCCCAATAACTTCGGCTCGGGGGAGGACTGTGTCATTATCCTGAAGGACGGGCTCTGGAATGACTACTCCTGTACATCCTCTCTACTGGTGGTCTGTGAGTTCCCAGCCTGA